The following are encoded together in the Bacteroidota bacterium genome:
- a CDS encoding thiol protease/hemagglutinin PrtT codes for MKKLLLLLSLAILIVSDIISKPVDAITAKNVGQSFLSSLNMLQIRRSEVNLKLVYTSTSTSSSSYASSVPTNYYYVFNNSEQGFIIISADDNVIPILGYSTEGTFDPNNIPSSVQKWFEGYKSQIREAIDNNIAATTEIKAQWAAYSNGTQSNPPTAPTAAVAPMLQTKWNQSPYVNELCPYDNQNAERTVTGCVATAMAQIMKFWNQPATGSGFHSYNHSKYGTLSANFGSTTYQYGSMPNTVNSANSAVSTLMYHCGISVDMNYDIGANGGSGAYVISSESPVTHCSEYAFKTYFGYKSTLSGKARKNYSESQWISMLKSELDAGRPVLYAGFGSGGGHCFVCDGYDNNSYFHFNWGWGGAYDGYFAINALNPSGVGTGGGSGGFNSGHQAIFNLEPTNTGGGGGGGGNANIDMQMYSSISLSANPIWFTSAFSSSFKVANYGPDNFSGEIGAAVFDENYNFVDFMDKKTIGINSGYYDDFSFNNPGSPKYVPGTYYLAVFYKQGNSDWTIVKDGSYSNLKQFTVEYSTDIEVYSNFTITGNKLVQKQSASVNVDIINSGSSNFIGSYRLDLSNLDGTTAQSIQIINETNGLQPNYHYTNGLDFNGTITVAPGTYLLSVAYKANNSSSWYYAGSSNFKNPIYVIVEEAPPSPDMYENNNTKDNAYNFNLSFNGETAKVLTTGSNVHIGTDNDYYKFNLPAGGDYTVTARVHDLNNSGNGNTYSVDVLFSLSKDGMFWSDTYDDIMSSGVVTNGGSTFYIRVAPYFTGSIGTYLLDITVNKGNNSGVSTPKETLEQVSIYPNPAQNFLHVDLTQSAEHINQIRILNSMGQMIAMQNISNNESFITIPLEQYANGIYFVQLFSETGISTKKIIINK; via the coding sequence ATGAAAAAACTATTATTATTACTCAGCCTGGCAATACTGATTGTTTCTGACATAATCTCTAAGCCGGTAGATGCCATCACTGCCAAAAACGTAGGACAGTCATTTTTGTCTTCGTTAAACATGTTGCAAATCAGAAGAAGTGAGGTAAATCTTAAATTAGTATATACATCCACTTCCACATCAAGCAGCAGTTATGCATCGTCTGTACCAACGAATTACTACTATGTATTCAACAATTCCGAGCAAGGTTTTATTATCATTTCGGCAGATGACAATGTAATCCCTATTTTGGGCTATTCAACAGAAGGCACATTTGATCCGAACAACATACCTTCAAGTGTTCAAAAATGGTTTGAGGGTTACAAAAGTCAAATACGCGAAGCCATTGACAATAATATTGCTGCCACAACAGAAATTAAGGCACAATGGGCTGCATACTCAAATGGCACTCAGTCAAATCCACCTACAGCGCCAACAGCAGCAGTTGCTCCAATGCTACAAACCAAATGGAATCAATCTCCTTATGTAAACGAATTATGTCCTTATGATAATCAAAATGCAGAAAGAACAGTTACCGGTTGCGTAGCAACAGCAATGGCACAAATAATGAAATTCTGGAATCAACCTGCCACCGGTTCAGGTTTCCATTCATATAATCACAGCAAATACGGCACACTATCCGCAAACTTTGGCAGCACAACTTATCAATATGGTTCTATGCCCAATACAGTCAATAGTGCGAATAGTGCAGTATCAACCCTGATGTACCATTGCGGGATAAGCGTAGATATGAACTATGATATTGGTGCTAATGGCGGAAGCGGTGCTTATGTTATCTCATCAGAAAGCCCTGTAACACATTGCTCCGAATATGCCTTTAAAACATATTTTGGATACAAGAGTACTTTATCAGGCAAAGCACGAAAAAATTATTCAGAATCTCAATGGATAAGTATGTTAAAATCTGAGCTTGATGCAGGCAGACCTGTGTTATATGCAGGATTTGGTAGTGGAGGCGGACATTGTTTTGTGTGTGACGGATATGACAATAACAGTTATTTTCATTTTAACTGGGGCTGGGGCGGTGCTTATGATGGTTATTTCGCCATTAATGCTTTAAATCCTTCAGGTGTAGGAACAGGAGGCGGGTCTGGCGGATTCAACAGCGGACACCAAGCTATTTTTAATTTAGAACCCACAAACACCGGTGGTGGTGGTGGCGGTGGTGGCAATGCCAATATTGACATGCAAATGTATTCGTCTATTTCTTTGTCAGCCAACCCAATTTGGTTCACATCTGCTTTCAGTTCTTCATTTAAAGTAGCCAATTACGGACCCGATAATTTTAGCGGAGAAATTGGTGCTGCCGTGTTTGATGAGAACTATAACTTTGTTGATTTTATGGATAAAAAGACAATTGGAATTAACAGTGGTTACTATGATGATTTTTCATTTAATAATCCCGGCTCACCAAAATATGTTCCGGGCACTTATTATTTAGCCGTATTCTACAAACAAGGTAATTCTGACTGGACTATTGTAAAAGACGGCTCATATTCAAACCTCAAACAATTCACGGTTGAGTATTCCACAGACATTGAGGTATATTCAAATTTTACAATAACCGGAAACAAACTTGTACAAAAACAATCTGCTTCTGTTAATGTTGACATTATAAACTCCGGTAGTTCAAACTTTATTGGAAGTTACAGGCTTGATTTATCTAACTTAGATGGCACTACTGCTCAATCAATTCAAATAATCAACGAAACGAATGGTTTGCAGCCTAACTACCATTATACAAATGGGCTTGATTTTAACGGAACTATTACGGTTGCTCCCGGTACATACCTTCTATCTGTTGCTTACAAAGCAAACAATTCAAGCAGCTGGTATTATGCCGGTAGCAGTAATTTTAAGAATCCAATTTATGTCATTGTCGAAGAAGCCCCACCCAGCCCGGACATGTATGAAAATAATAACACCAAGGACAATGCGTATAATTTCAATCTTTCTTTCAACGGAGAAACCGCTAAAGTCTTGACTACCGGTTCTAACGTACACATTGGTACAGACAATGATTACTATAAGTTTAACTTACCTGCAGGAGGCGACTATACAGTAACTGCACGTGTCCACGACCTTAACAATAGCGGAAATGGGAACACTTATAGCGTTGATGTATTATTTTCTTTGTCCAAAGATGGCATGTTTTGGTCTGATACTTATGATGATATTATGAGTAGTGGAGTTGTAACTAATGGAGGCAGCACATTTTATATTCGCGTAGCACCTTATTTTACGGGATCAATTGGCACATATCTTTTAGACATTACTGTAAATAAAGGGAACAACTCAGGAGTGAGCACTCCTAAAGAAACTTTGGAACAGGTATCAATCTACCCCAACCCTGCACAAAATTTCTTACACGTTGATTTGACCCAATCTGCAGAGCATATCAATCAAATCAGAATTCTCAATTCAATGGGGCAAATGATTGCTATGCAAAATATTAGCAATAATGAGTCTTTCATCACAATACCTTTAGAACAGTATGCAAACGGTATATATTTTGTTCAGCTATTTTCTGAAACAGGAATATCAACTAAGAAAATTATAATCAACAAATGA
- a CDS encoding GatB/YqeY domain-containing protein: MSISENINKQVIDAMKARNEDRLRALRGIKAAFLLAATESGNREVTDEVAVKTIQKLAKQRKDSIEIFSQQNRQDLVEKESAELKVLEEFLPKPLSDEEIIQILKNIITETGAMGMKDLGKIMPLAMNKTAGKADGSKISNLLKQLLTA; this comes from the coding sequence ATGAGTATATCCGAAAATATTAACAAACAAGTCATAGACGCCATGAAGGCTCGCAACGAAGACAGATTGCGGGCTTTGAGAGGAATCAAAGCAGCCTTCCTTTTGGCTGCAACAGAATCAGGTAATAGAGAAGTTACAGACGAAGTAGCTGTTAAGACCATACAAAAACTGGCAAAACAGCGCAAAGACAGTATTGAGATTTTTTCACAACAAAACCGTCAAGATTTAGTTGAGAAAGAATCAGCAGAACTGAAAGTATTGGAAGAATTTCTACCCAAACCCTTGTCAGATGAGGAAATTATTCAAATTCTCAAAAACATTATCACCGAAACCGGGGCTATGGGCATGAAGGATTTAGGTAAAATCATGCCACTTGCAATGAACAAAACCGCAGGCAAAGCCGATGGTTCTAAGATTTCAAACTTATTGAAACAACTTCTTACTGCTTAA